One window of Pyrus communis chromosome 12, drPyrComm1.1, whole genome shotgun sequence genomic DNA carries:
- the LOC137710402 gene encoding pectin acetylesterase 8-like isoform X1, with protein MAGARLGQWLFVLVCAVMLLKAAGLPVGITYVHSAVAKGAVCLDGSPPAYHLDKGYGSGINNWLVHIEGGGWCNNITTCLVRKNNRLGSSKKMLKEIAFSGILNGRHMFNPDFYNWNRVKVRYCDGASFTGDVAAVNLATGLFFRGARIFRAVIEDLLAKGMGKAKNAILSGCSAGGLASILHCDNFHALLPVGAKVKCVSDAGYFINAKDVSGARHVEQFFSQVVATHGSGKNLPPSCTSKLSPGLCFFPQYFASQIRTPMFYVNAAYDSWQIKNILAPGVADPHGTWQNCKLDITHCKPTQLKTMQDFRAQFLSAIGGVSGSRSKGMFIDSCYAHCQTELQETWLMPDSPVLNKTTIAKAVGDWFYDRTPFQKIDCPYPCNPTCHNRNFDPNHHQHSNFAKMSRKVYQT; from the exons ATGGCTGGTGCAAGATTAGGCCAATGGTTGTTTGTTCTAGTATGTGCAGTCATGCTGCTGAAAGCAGCCGGATTACCTGTGGGAATAACTTACGTTCATAGTGCGGTTGCCAAAGGAGCCG TTTGCTTGGATGGGAGTCCCCCAGCCTACCACCTTGATAAGGGATATGGTTCAGGAATTAACAATTGGTTGGTTCACATTGAG GGAGGAGGATGGTGTAACAATATCACAACTTGTCTTGTCCGTAAAAACAACCGTTTAGGTTCATCTAAGAAAATGCTCAAGGAAATTGCATTTTCAGGGATTCTGAACGGCAGGCATATGTTTAATCCGG ACTTTTACAACTGGAATAGAGTCAAAGTTAGGTATTGCGACGGGGCATCATTCACTGGTGATGTTGCAGCTGTAAACCTA GCCACCGGTCTTTTCTTCAGAGGAGCAAGGATTTTTCGTGCTGTCATTGAAGATCTATTAGCAAAAGGAATGGGGAAGGCTAAAAAT GCTATTCTCTCTGGTTGTTCTGCTGGTGGATTGGCGTCCATTCTTCACTGTGACAACTTCCATGCCCTCTTACCTGTTGGAGCTAAAGTGAAATGTGTTTCAGACGCTGGTTACTTCATTAATGC GAAGGATGTTTCTGGAGCACGACACGTTGAACAGTTTTTTAGTCAAGTGGTTGCAACACAT GGTTCGGGGAAGAATTTGCCTCCATCTTGCACTTCAAAATTGAGTCCAGGTTTG TGCTTTTTCCCGCAATATTTTGCCTCACAAATCCGGACGCCAATGTTCTATGTAAATGCAGCCTACGATTCATGGCAG ATAAAGAACATCTTGGCACCTGGAGTTGCCGATCCCCATGGGACTTGGCAGAACTGCAAGCTTGACATAACGCATTGTAAACCCACTCAACTCAAAACCATGCAAG ATTTCAGGGCGCAGTTTTTAAGTGCAATTGGTGGTGTGAGCGGCTCTCGATCAAAAGGAATGTTCATAGACTCTTGCTATGCACACTGCCAAACTGAACTGCAGGAGACATGGTTAATGCCCGACTCTCCGGTACTGAACAAGACG ACGATTGCAAAGGCAGTTGGAGACTGGTTCTATGACCGAACTCCCTTTCAAAAGATTGATTGTCCTTACCCTTGCAATCCCACTTGCCATAACCGTAACTTTGATCCAAATCACCACCAACACAGTAATTTCGCCAAAATGTCGAGAAAGGTATATCAAACGTAG
- the LOC137710402 gene encoding pectin acetylesterase 8-like isoform X2: MGVPQPTTLIRDMVQELTIGWFTLRFVLFSQLPVQFLSQDKRNKKKKGGGWCNNITTCLVRKNNRLGSSKKMLKEIAFSGILNGRHMFNPDFYNWNRVKVRYCDGASFTGDVAAVNLATGLFFRGARIFRAVIEDLLAKGMGKAKNAILSGCSAGGLASILHCDNFHALLPVGAKVKCVSDAGYFINAKDVSGARHVEQFFSQVVATHGSGKNLPPSCTSKLSPGLCFFPQYFASQIRTPMFYVNAAYDSWQIKNILAPGVADPHGTWQNCKLDITHCKPTQLKTMQDFRAQFLSAIGGVSGSRSKGMFIDSCYAHCQTELQETWLMPDSPVLNKTTIAKAVGDWFYDRTPFQKIDCPYPCNPTCHNRNFDPNHHQHSNFAKMSRKVYQT, translated from the exons ATGGGAGTCCCCCAGCCTACCACCTTGATAAGGGATATGGTTCAGGAATTAACAATTGGTTGGTTCACATTGAGGTTTGTCCTTTTCTCTCAGCTCCCAGTACAGTTTCTTTCACAAGATAAGaggaacaaaaagaagaag GGAGGAGGATGGTGTAACAATATCACAACTTGTCTTGTCCGTAAAAACAACCGTTTAGGTTCATCTAAGAAAATGCTCAAGGAAATTGCATTTTCAGGGATTCTGAACGGCAGGCATATGTTTAATCCGG ACTTTTACAACTGGAATAGAGTCAAAGTTAGGTATTGCGACGGGGCATCATTCACTGGTGATGTTGCAGCTGTAAACCTA GCCACCGGTCTTTTCTTCAGAGGAGCAAGGATTTTTCGTGCTGTCATTGAAGATCTATTAGCAAAAGGAATGGGGAAGGCTAAAAAT GCTATTCTCTCTGGTTGTTCTGCTGGTGGATTGGCGTCCATTCTTCACTGTGACAACTTCCATGCCCTCTTACCTGTTGGAGCTAAAGTGAAATGTGTTTCAGACGCTGGTTACTTCATTAATGC GAAGGATGTTTCTGGAGCACGACACGTTGAACAGTTTTTTAGTCAAGTGGTTGCAACACAT GGTTCGGGGAAGAATTTGCCTCCATCTTGCACTTCAAAATTGAGTCCAGGTTTG TGCTTTTTCCCGCAATATTTTGCCTCACAAATCCGGACGCCAATGTTCTATGTAAATGCAGCCTACGATTCATGGCAG ATAAAGAACATCTTGGCACCTGGAGTTGCCGATCCCCATGGGACTTGGCAGAACTGCAAGCTTGACATAACGCATTGTAAACCCACTCAACTCAAAACCATGCAAG ATTTCAGGGCGCAGTTTTTAAGTGCAATTGGTGGTGTGAGCGGCTCTCGATCAAAAGGAATGTTCATAGACTCTTGCTATGCACACTGCCAAACTGAACTGCAGGAGACATGGTTAATGCCCGACTCTCCGGTACTGAACAAGACG ACGATTGCAAAGGCAGTTGGAGACTGGTTCTATGACCGAACTCCCTTTCAAAAGATTGATTGTCCTTACCCTTGCAATCCCACTTGCCATAACCGTAACTTTGATCCAAATCACCACCAACACAGTAATTTCGCCAAAATGTCGAGAAAGGTATATCAAACGTAG
- the LOC137710987 gene encoding uncharacterized protein has translation MGSSGSKATSSSAAALSSSTSSFGGNGRSRRCRSKSKCRRLFKSYSCLGLGTKSRSHDSDDEHQVCDHRNKEIRDNAPCGSLNDTVPDHANIEYFRKVKVEQPDEMPCISPNVQLNEWGQASITDTASRTASSSAQPSASSTMNPSSRFLSRFSFIPGNVSFRLSRATSLGSSRSYPLSSTSVTNNEDELHLHARPANSLIDTDESQQTNDFLPESQVNRMPAHIYNDTSGNARLNTLGSGFSGLLQANQTNPSRRDAGRNANGSIMGVGVNSCSPRIHNETGSSRTRPSDRRSGAREPVERNVRFSRTLSVGRLRDRVLRRSSLSDLTFSSLQQEVRDTNQGDDTRSLEPEGNVVNSENGSGYPSNISSSLFGIQDYGVETSRPREARYHDLLEHRSNFLERRRRIRSQVRALQRLGSRFENVPGHERSCILSGQQRTGRCTCRTSNRDAGPNDDNSARASISRIVMLAEALFEVLDEIHQQSVVLSSRPSVSSIGSVPAPNEVVESLPVKLFSKLQKNEYEEAAQCYICLVEYEEGDRMRILPCHHEFHKTCIDKWLKEIHRVCPLCRRDICRSDELPAEN, from the exons ATGGGATCGAGTGGCAGCAAAGCGACGTCGTCGTCGGCGGCGGCATTATCTTCCTCGACGTCGTCGTTTGGTGGAAATGGCCGGAGCCGGAGGTGTCGATCCAAATCCAAATGCCGCAGACTGTTCAAATCGTATTCTTGTTTGGGACTCGGAACCAAATCTCGATCTCACGACAGCGACGACGAACACCAG GTTTGTGATCATCGGAACAAAGAAATCAGGGATAATGCTCCATGTGGAAGCCTGAATGACACAGTGCCAGATCATGCAAACATTGAATATTTCAGGAAGGTTAAAGTTGAACAACCTGATGAAATGCCTTGTATATCTCCAAATGTTCAGCTGAATGAATGGGGTCAGGCTAGTATCACTGATACTGCTTCCAGAACTGCTAGCAGCTCTGCCCAACCTTCTGCTTCTTCAACTATGAACCCTTCAAGTCGTTTCCTTTCTCGCTTTAGCTTCATTCCAGGTAATGTAAGCTTCAGGTTAAGCCGGGCAACAAGTTTAGGGTCATCCAGGTCTTATCCTCTATCTTCGACAAGTGTCACGAACAATGAGGATGAGCTTCATCTACATGCAAGGCCCGCTAACAGTTTGATAGATACAGATGAAAGCCAACAAACCAATGACTTTCTTCCAGAATCACAGGTTAATAGGATGCCAGCACATATTTATAACGACACTTCTGGCAATGCACGATTAAATACTCTGGGATCTGGTTTTTCTGGCCTCTTGCAAGCTAACCAAACAAATCCTTCAAGACGTGATGCTGGTAGAAATGCTAATGGTTCAATAATGGGCGTTGGTGTAAACTCGTGTTCTCCTAGAATTCATAATGAAACAGGAAGCAGCAGAACTAGACCTTCTGATAGACGTTCGGGGGCTCGGGAACCTGTTGAACGGAATGTTCGTTTCAGCAGAACCTTAAGTGTTGGAAGACTTCGTGACAGGGTACTTCGTCGATCATCATTATCTGATTtaacattttcttctttgcaacAAGAAGTGAGAGATACAAATCAGGGAGATGATACACGGAGTTTGGAACCTGAAGGTAATGTTGTAAACTCCGAAAATGGGTCTGGTTATCCATCTAATATTTCTAGTTCATTGTTTGGCATTCAAGACTATGGAGTGGAAACATCAAGACCAAGAGAGGCTAGGTATCATGATCTACTTGAACACAGATCAAATTTCCTAGAGCGGAGGAGAAGAATACGATCTCag GTTCGTGCACTTCAGCGGTTGGGGAGCCGCTTTGAAAACGTGCCTGGACATGAGAGGTCTTGTATCTTATCTGGTCAACAGAGAACAGGTCGTTGTACATGTCGTACGAGTAATCGAGATGCCGGTCCAAATGATGACAACAGTGCTAGGGCTAGCATATCAAGAATAGTTATGTTAGCTGAGGCTTTGTTTGAG GTTCTGGATGAAATTCACCAGCAATCCGTGGTTTTATCTTCCCGACCTTCTGTATCATCAATTGGATCTGTTCCTGCTCCTAATGAAGTTGTGGAATCTTTGCCTGTCAAATTGTTTTCGAAGTTGCAAAAAAATGAGTATGAGGAGGCTGCACA ATGCTACATATGCCTTGTGGAGTATGAAGAAGGAGACAGAATGAGAATACTGCCTTGCCATCATGAATTTCATAAAACTTGTATCGACAAGTGGCTCAAGGAGATTCACAG